Genomic segment of Acinetobacter larvae:
TTGTTTGACCTACTATTGTTTGAGATTTCGCAGCCTATTGCGATGGTTTTTAGATCATCCACAAAATATCAGACCAATGCCTAACAACTAGGGCAATCAAATGATCAACACATGTTCTTGGGGGCAGAACCTGCTTGATAAGAACCTGTTTGATAAGAATTTACTTGATGGGAAGTTTCTTGATGAGAGTTTCTTGATAAGAATTTACCTGATGAAGCAATGCTCTAGGCTGGGCTAAATTCTTCTATGGGGTACAACCGTGTTTAACTTGCGCGGGTCTGTTCACTGCTCCTCAAGGCGCTCTGGCATTGCGGGCTGTAAAGGCATAACACTTTTTGAGATTTCACTGGGCTGTGAAGCGTTGGGTGCAGCCTGTTCTGTGCCTTGTTGCGGTGGCTTGATGCTCGGCTTGGTCTGCGACTCTACGGATAAAACAGAGTTGGGCTGGCGATGAATATATTGAATTATTGGACTATTTTTGCTCATCTCAACAATTTCAACTTTGTCTTCATCGATATGACGCACTCGACCCTGATTGGGTCCCACTAGACTACCTAAACCCACCAAATCGAGTTCACCATCTGGACTTTGTAATAAGGCCATGCGCTGGCCTGATTTTGCGATTACACCTTTCATATGTAAGTGTTGCAGCTCGATATCCTGTAAAGAGTGTGTTAATGCACGATTTTGCTGAGTATCGCTCGATGTCGTGCTGGTCCGCCAAGTCGATGGGATAAACGGATCTCGTGGCGGTGCGGTATAACGAAATTGTGGTGCTTTGTGTAAATTTACTGTGTCTTGAATTGCTTTTTGATCTCTGGCTTGAATCTCGGTCATTTTTTGATTGACCACATCAACCCGTGATTCACAAGCCACCAATCCCAATACACTCAAGCCCAAAAGTGTTTTTAAGGCGATGTCAGACCAAGCTTTCATTGCAAATGCTCCGTAGTCTGTTGACGATGTACAGCCCCATCGGAATGTGCCGACAATGCCTGTTCTGCCACAGTTTTTGTTGGCTGCTCGGCATCGATATAACGATAACTCAATAGTTTAAACTGGGTGTTAATCCGTGGATGTTGACTCTGCACGATGTCATTTTGCATAACAAAATCCTGTATCACCATTAAATCATCCAAGGCAGCAAGCTGTGTAGAAAACAGCGCCAGTGCATGATAATCACCCACAACCGTCAATGAAATCGGTTGTTCTATAAAATAGGGCTGTACCTGCTCTGCTTCAATCTGTATGTCTTGCAAGACCACCTTGGAGTGCTTCGCTGCTTGCTGTAAGCGGCTGATTAAAGCTGGCATTTGGCTAGCCGACAACGATGCCGCACTCAGCTGTTGAATTTTCTTTTGTAATGCTTGATCGCCCTGCCGTGATTGTTGTAATTGTTGCAGCTGGAGATACTGTTCTGAAAACTGCTGCAATAACTGCCGTTCTTCGAGTCGAGCCTGCTGTAAAGCCCTGTGTTGCGGTTGAATCGCTAGCACAAAACCAATCGCAAAGACCAATAGAAAAATCAATAACCAACTACATAGCTTAACGGTCAAGGGCCAGGTGGCAAATTGGTTGAGCTGCAAATTTTGGAACTGGGCAATAAACGTCTGCCAACTGGCTTGTTTCAGACGGCGCCATCTCTCAATCTGTGGCAATTTCATTATTGCTCCTTGCCAGCCGTAGCGGGACGCAAAGCATAAGCCAGCTCACTCAATGCAACATCTACCACAAAATCGCCATAGTCCGCTGTTGGATGTGCCGCACTGGCGCGCTGGGTCTGCTCCGTCGCAGGGCTTTGATAGCTGTGCATGACCCCAGCTTGAAACCATTGACTTGCCGCCAAGGCATTGAGCAATTGTGTCACCGCATCTGGATTTTCTGCGCGGCCTTGTAGCGTCATTTTTTGCCCTTGGCGATTCAGTTTAATCAGATATAAATTGGCTGGGGTAAGTGTAGCAATCTCTTGTAAAATTCTTGCAGTCAATGGACGCTGCGCCTCTATATTTTGTAATACTGCGATTTGCTGTAAAAGCTGTTGATGCTGCTGTTGTTGTTGTGAAGAGCCTTTTAATTGTACCTGAATATTTTGATTGCTATTTTTAATTAATTGATTGGCTTGTTGTTGGTCATTCAACTGATGCACCACATAAAACCAAGACAAGATCAACAGCAGTAATGCCAGCATGACCATACAAATGCACATCATCATAAACTGCTGGCGTTTAAATTCGCGTTGTTGTTGCCGCCAAGGCAGTAAATTAATACGTGTCATGGATCGAAGCTCCTCAATGCCAAACCACATGCAGTTAATAAAGATGGCGCATCATTTTTAAGTTTCTTTTGATCAATTTGTGGCGAAAGCCCCATATGTAGAAATGGATTGGCAATAGAGACTGGACAGCCTATTTTACGCTGTAAGCGTGCAGCCAGCCCGTCAATATTGGCATTGCCACCCGCCAACAAAACATGATCCAGTGCATGATACGCCGTACTCGAATAAAAAAACTGTAAGGACTTGATGACGTGTTGCACCACATTTTCTAAAAAAGGTGTGAGCACTTGTGTTTCATAATCATCAGGTAAAAGTTTAGTCTTTTTAGCACGTCCTGCTTCTTCAAAGGACAATCCATAATAGTCCTGAATCTGTTGTGTGAGCTGTTGCCCACCAAAAACATGTTCTCGCGTATAAATAATTTTGCGCTGTTCCAAGACCGACAAAGTGGTCAGGGTATGTCCAATATCTAGAATTGCCACCAGCCGTGTCCCGATGGGTAATAAATCGGAGAAGACTTCTGACGCACGCTCAATCGCATAACGCTCTACGTCAGCGATAGTAACGCTTAATCCAGCCAATTCCAAGGCTTTAACACGTGTTTGAATATGTTCAGTCCGTGCCGCAACAAGAAGCACGTTCACTTGATCGGCAGCATGTGAACTGGGTCCTAGTACTTCAAAATCTAAACTCACTTCTTCTAATGGAAAAGGAATGTGTTGATCTGCTTGGAGACGAATTTGCATTTCACGGCTGTCATCATCGAGTTCGGCATCCATTTCAATGATTTTTTCGATTGCCATCCGACTCGGAATCGCAATAGCCGCCTGATGTGCGTAGGGATTGGCAATATGAATTGCATCGACCAAGGCATTGGCGATCACATCGGGATCATCACTATTTTTGTCGGCATCATGGCAATTTTTCAAAGGGCTTAAACCATAGCTTTCTACCCAGTAGCGACCATTTTTTATAGAAAGCTCTAGGACTTTCACAGAAGTCGAACTAATATCGACACCGATCAGATGGTGACGCTGTTTTTGAAAAACTTTGAACACAGTGATAATCCATTTTTCTTATAAATAACAATAGCTGATATTATACGCTTGGTTTATTTTTTTCTGCAGATACTCTAACGCATCTAACAATCCTTTAAACGAAAAGTTATACTGACGTCAATTTAATGGCTAAGCGCTCATATTAAAACTTACTTGTTATGAAAAAGCTATCTCGTTCGGGTTCTATTCATCCAATATTTTTACTGCTTGTGATACTGCTCACCGCTGTACCTATGGGCTTTTATGGGATGTATCTTTATATCGCCCCGTCTTTACCTGAAATGAGCTCATTAAAAAAAGCGCCACTACTCAAACCATTACAAGTGTATAGCGCAGACCAAGAACTCATCGCAGAATATGGTGGCAAACTTTCTGTCCCTGTGACCTATGCACAAATTCCAACGCACTTTACCTATGCGTTCTTAGCCGCAGAAGACTCTTCTTTCTTTGAACATAGCGGTATTAGTTTTAAGAGTTTGGGACGAGCCCTCAGTGAAACCATTATGGGCTCAAATCAAACTGGTGGTTCAACCATCACCATGCAGGTTGCCAAAAACTACTATTTATCGCCTGAACGCACGCTCAAACGCAAACTTACAGAAGTATTCTTGGCGCGACGTATCGAGCAAAAGCTTTCTAAAGAAGATATTTTGACCCTTTATGTCAATAAAATTTTCTTAGGAAAAAATGCCTATGGTATTGCAGCAGCAGCAAAAATTTACTACAACAAAAATCTCGATGAACTCAGTATTGCCCAAATGGCAATGATTGCCGGACTGCCCAAAGCACCATCCAAATACAATCCAGTGGTCAACCCTGACCGAGCATTAGAACGCCGTAATTGGATTTTAGGACGTATGTTACAGCTGGGGCGTATTACTGAAAACGAATATAAAACCGCAGTCAGTGAGCCGATTAATCTCGATATGCCTGATCGCGGTATTGCCAATAAATACCCCTATGTTGGGGAAATGGTTCGTGCTGAATTGGTCGATAAGTTTGGTGAGCAAGCCATCGATTCAGGTTATAAAGTCTATACCACCATCGACAGCAAGCGTCAGCAATATGCCGAAGAAGCAGTACAAAGTGGGCTAGAAGCATATGACCGTCGTCATGGCTGGCGTGGTGCAGAGGCCAATGGCAAACCGCTTTCTGACTTTATTGCCTATGCCAATACCTACCCTGCCGAAGTGATCAAAGTCAATCAGAATAGCTTTGAAGCCAAAATGCAAGATGGTAAAACCGTGAGCGTCCCTTGGTCGGGTATGTCGTGGGCACGGCGTTATATCAATGCCAATAGTGTCGGTGGCGCACCGAGTAATGCGGCACAAATTGTAAAATTACATGATATTGTCCGATTGCGCCCCAATGCTGAAAAAACCGTATGGAACTTAACTCAGGTTCCCAATGTACAAGGACAGCTGATCTCAATAGACCCCAATGACGGCGCAATTATTGCCATTGTCGGTGGATATAACTTTTATCAATCCACCTTTAACCGTGCCATCCAAGGCTGGCGGCAACCCGGTTCTACCATTAAACCCTTTGTCTATGCTTTGGCGCTCGAACGTGGCATGACCCCTTTTACCATGGTTGAAGATAACCCAATCACGATTGGTCGTTGGTCACCTCGTAATGCCGATGGTCGTTATCTGGGGATGATTCCACTGCGTCGCGCCCTGTATTTGTCACGTAATACCGTCTCAGTACGCTTATTACAAAGTGTCGGACTAGAGCGTGCCAGACAGTTGTTTATGGACTTTGGCCTACAAGACAATCAAATTCCACGCAACTACACCATCGCCTTAGGGACACCACAAGTTCTGCCTATTCAGATGGCAACAGGCTATGCCACCTTTGCCAATGGCGGTTATCGCGTGCAGCCTTATTTTATTAGTCGTATCGAAGATGCCTATGGCAAAGTCATTTACGAAGCTAATCCTGAATATGCTTGTATTCCGTGTATTAACAAAAACAAAAATACGGCACAACAAGCAGCAGAAACCCCTGATGATGAAATCATTGCCGATGTAAAAGCGACCAATACCGTCAAAGCTCAAGCACTGAGCAAAGAAGAACAAAGCCAATACCGTCAAGCGCAGCGCATTATCAAATCAAGTTCTGCATATGACATGGCAAATATTCTACAAGACGTGATTGTACATGGTACGGGACGTGCTGCACTGCGTACAGGGCGCGATGATATTGGCGGAAAAACCGGAACCACCAACGATGCCAAAGATGCTTGGTTCGCAGGCTTCAACGGCCGTCTAGTTACTATTACGTGGGTGGGCTTTGACCGTCCAACCACTTTAGGTCGTCGTGAATACGGCGGCATTGCTGCACTGCCTATCTGGAGTGACTATATGGGCAAGGCCTTAAAAGGCACGCCATCTGCTTGGGTGGAGTACGACAAAGAAGCACAAGCGCCTTTATCTCGTGATGAACGCAGTCAGCCACAAACAGAGATCATTAAAGAGGAATATCGCACCTCACCGCCATTGCCTCGACCGATTTATCGTCCAGCACCGAAGGTGGTAGAGCGTAATCCATCTCATGACTTTGATGATTTACCGGGTGAAAAACAAGGGATTAGCCCAACGAGTAGCAATACTGAACCGGTGGCTAAGCCCAAAGCAGCAAAACGTGAAGCCCCTAAGGATAATCTCGAGAGTCTTATTCAGATGATTGATTAACCTGCTACACCGGTTTTAGATGTGCAGTAATGCACTGACTTGGCACTTAAATCCTTGCTGGGCAAAGTCGAAGACCAAAGCCAAGTAATAAACCCGCGCATAAAAAAACCGATACGAAGATCGGTTTTTTTATGCGCGGCTAACTGCTTACAATTTTTGCAATATGTAAATTTGAAAACATGCAGTTAGGGCAAAGCTCGACATGCTTTCCAGTGCTGCGCGGCGCTCTGCTTTGGCTTTATAAGCATAAGGGGTCATGGCAATCAGATCTTTGAGTTGCTGTTGATTTAACAGCAAGTCGGCACGAATTTCACGTTGTTGACACAATGCAAAATCTGCAGCTAATGGCGCGATGATCTTGTCAGGCTCATGCAAATTCACCATCTCAAATAGCGCCTCACGCATGGCATATAAATGTTCTGCAGCTGGACGAACCACCAACAAATAGCCCTTGGGTTTGAGCACACGAACGATTTCATCTACTGGGATCGGGCTAAATAAACTGCTACATAGATCTAAGCTATGATCTAATACCGGTAGTGTTGCGCCTGTGCCCACCACCCAAGTCACATCCTGACGTGTTTTGGCGGCAACCTGTACTGCACGTTTGGCAATATCAACACCGATACAGTGTTGAACTACATCACGCATCGCTGCGGTATAGTACCCCTCGCCACAGCCAATATCTAAGATACGCGTTACACCATTGCCCTCAGTCTGCAAATCTTGTATTGCCGCGAGTACAGCCTGTTGCAAGGGTTGATAACACCCGGTTGCCAAAAATGCCCGACGTGCTTGTACTGCCTCACTGGTATCCCCAGGTTGTTTACTATGTTTATGCTGTACCACATGTAAGTTGATATAGCCTTGTTTGGCAACATCATAGCTATGGTTTTGGCTACAACGCCAGCTTTGACCTTGTTGTTGCAAGGTCGCTTTACATACTGGGCAACTCAATATGCTCATGTCTAAAAACTCCCAACAAAAAAGTCGGCGCTTGCCGACTTTTCAAGCATTTCCCTGTCAGAGACTGGGAAATATATGATTGAATTGCTTAACGTAATTTTAAGGTCATCAAACCTAATACCACCAAAATAATGGTGATAATCCAGAAACGAATCACCACTTGGGTTTCACGCCAGCCTTTTTTCTCATAATGGTGATGCAACGGTGCCATCAAGAATACCCGTTTATTGCGCATACGCAATGAACCGATTTGTAAGAATACCGAAATGGCTTCAACCACAAAAACACCACCCATGATCGCAAATACAATTTCCTGACGGACCATCACGGCAATCGTACCCAGCATTGCCCCCAGTGCCAAAGCTCCGACATCACCCATGAAGACTTGTGCAGGGTGTGCGTTATACCATAAAAAGGCCAGACCAGCACCGACCATGGCCGCACAGATCACCACCAATTCGGATGAGTATTTTACATAAGGAATATGCAGATAATCTGCAAAACGCACATCACCGGCTAAATAAGCAAATACCCCTAAACCAGCGGCCACCAGCACCACAGGCATAATTGCTAAACCATCTAAACCATCGGTCAAGTTCACCGCATTGGAAGCACCATTAATCACCAAATAAGTAAAGGCAATAAAAGCGATGCCCAAAGGTACAGCCGATAAAGGAATGCTTAAGTTTTTAAAGAACGGAATCAGCAAGTCCAGCATATTTGCGGTGTGGACCGGATTGGCTTGTTGGGTGGCAATCACATATAACGCGATCCCGGCACCAAGAGAACCTACAGAAGTCCAAAAGAACTTCTTACGCGCAGGCAAACCGGCATTGTCTTTATAACGTACTTTAATCCAGTCATCCGCCCACCCCACGGCACCGAAAATCACCATCACCGCCAGTACAATCCAGACATAAGGGTTACTCAGGTCTGCCCAGAGCAAGGTACTCACACCTATAGACAACAACACCAAGACCCCACCCATGGTCGGGGTACCCATTTTTTTGGCATGGTTTTCTGGTGCATAGGAACTTACCGCTTGCCCGTATTTGAGCGCATGTAATTTACGGATCATGACCGGACCGAGGACCAGACCAAAAATCAGTGCGGTTAATACACTCAATAAGGCTCTGAGTGTTAAATAACGGACCACTTGGAACGAGCTGTTATAGCCCGCCAGGTGTTCAAATAACCATAACAGCATTAATTTTTCTCCATCAATTCAGTCATTAGGGTTTCCATATGGCTAGAACGCGAACCTTTAAAGAGTAAACTCATCGACTGTGGTTGATGGGTTTCTATTAAACGCTGCAACGCAGTGAAAGCCTCAGCTTGTGTGTCATAAGCCGTTACGGTATCGCTTGCTGCCCCTGCGGCAACAGCATGGGCAAATTGTCCAACCGCAACAATATGATCGAGTTGGTAGTGCAATAAAGCATGCCCTAAATCATGGTGTTGTTGCCATGCTTCTGCTCCCAACTCACCAATATCCCCCATGACCATCACTTTTAAACCCGCTTGTTGTTGTAACACAGCTGCGGCAGCACGCATGGAATTGGGATTGGCATTATACGTATCATCAATCCACAATAGATTGTTTTTTTGAATAAAATTTAAGCGCCCTTGCACGGATGCCGCTGTGGCTAAACCGGCAACGATATGCTCTAGTGCGATCCCCATGGCCAGCGCAAAGGCAGCCGCCGCTTCAGCATTGTGGACATTATGCAAGCCAGCAAAAGGCAAGTTAATCTGAGCTTCGCCTGCTGGGCTATGCAAGACAAAACGGGTGCTTTGTGCTGCTAGCTCGATATCACTTGCATAAACATCACCTTGCTGCCCAAAAGCCAAGACTTGATGCCCTTGCGCAGCCTGTTGAATCTGCTCATGATAGTCATCTTCAGCAGGAATAACCGCCACACCTGCCGCAGCAATATGTGAATAAATCTCAGATTTTGCACGGCAAATACCATCACGCCCACCAAACTCGCCCAAATGGGCAGTGCCGATATTGAGAATACCTGCCACCTGTGGTGCCACCAATGCTGCGGTATAGTCAATTTCACCTTGATGATTGGCACCCAATTCAAATACCGCATAGCGATGTTCTGGACCTAATTCTAATAACATCATGGGTACACCCAAGTCATTATTGAGGTTGCCACGGGTGACCAAGGTTGCCGCCACAGGCGATAAAATACTGTTGAGCATTTCTTTAACCGTGGTTTTACCACTACTGCCCGTTAACGCCATCACTTTTAAATCTGGATATTGCGCACGGCGAAAAGCGCCTAACTGCGCCAATGCCAAGCGGGTGTCTTCAACCACTAACTGACAAATATCTACAGGGAGTGCTTGACTCACAATGGCAATATCACAGCCAGCTTGCGCAACATGTGGCACAAAGTGATGTGCATCGAAGCGTTCACCCTGTAAGGCCAAAAAAGCATCTCCAGCTTCAGCATGACGTGAATCTGTGACAATACGTTTAATCGCTTGTGTCGGTTGGCGATCTTGATACCAATACCCTTGCGTAGCCTGTTGTAATTGTTGCGCAGTCCACGGTTCTAGGGCACGGGTACTGGTGGTTGAGGTATGCATAATGATTCCTAGTTGGCAGGATAAGCAGTTGGATGACTATGTTGCGCTTGAATTGCAGCACGCACTTCAACAACATCATCAAACCAGTGCCGCACGCCATTTACTTCTTGATAATTTTCATGACCTTTCCCAGCAATCACCACAATATCACCCGCTTCAGCATGGTTTAATACGTAGCTGATTGCCTCACGGCGGTCAGGTATTTGTTGTATATGCTGGATTTCTAGATCCAGCCCGTGTTTCATATCGGCAAATATCTGCGCAGGATCTTCACTACGCGGATTATCTGAGGTCAACAGCACTTGATCGGCCAAGGCCAAGGCAGCTTGTGTCATTAAAGGGCGTTTACCACGATCGCGATCACCGCCACAACCAAAGACTGCCCATAAGCGGTGTTTGACATGACGTTTTAGGGTTGCCAAAACTTGTGTTAGGGCATCGGGCGTGTGGGCATAGTCGACCACAAAGAGTCTCTCACCATCACGCAGCACTTGCATACGTCCCGGAGCACCTTGTAACTGAGGCACTAAATCAATTAACTCGGCCAAATCAAAACCGAGCTGCTCCACCACGATTAAACTGGCAAGCAAATTTTCGATATTAAAATGACCCAATAATGGGCTATGCACAGCATATTCGGCTTGCTTGGTTTTTAAATGGAAATGTACACCATCGATAGCATATTGAATGGCAAAGACTTGATAGTCTGCGCCTTGGCGTGTCGAGTACGTCAATACTTTGGGGTGGGCTGGATTATTACTGGCCGCCTGTAACATCACCGCGGCATAAGGATCATCGCGGTTAATCACCGCAACCTCTAAACGACTAAACTGAAAAAGTTTTGCTTTGGCATCGGCATAAGCATCTAAGCTGCCATGATAGTCCAAATGATCACGGCTTAAATTGCTATAAGCCGCAATTTTAATATCACAACCATTGAGACGACCTTGTTGCAAACCATGTGAACTGGCTTCTAAGGCTGCATACTGTGCGCCTTGTTGTGCAAACTTAAACATAAGGTTTTGCAGCTGTACTGGATCTAAAGTGGTATGGCTCGAAGCTTCTAAACTTGGCAAAATCCCATTGCCGGTTGTCCCAAAGACCGCACAGCGTTGCGCCTTAAGGCTGATGAATTCTGCGATCAAACGAACAATTGTGGTCTTACCATTGGTTCCTGTTACCGCCAGTACCGGTAACGGCGCTAAACCTGTAGATCCTGTCAAATACGCTTGTTGCCACAGACCAATCTGGGCATTGACATCTGGGCAAACCCAAGCTTGTTCAAGCCCTGCATCGATTTGACTAATCACGCCCAATGCACCTTGCGCCAAAGCATCCGCTGCATATTGTTGAATTTTTTCAACCTGTTCGGCAGCACTCAGATGATAGCTATTCCGTGCAATAAAAATCTGCCCGGCTTTAACCTGTCGACTATCTAAGCTAAAACCTTGAAAAGCTTCTGTCATCCAGTCTAAAGGATCGTTGACTGGATGGATGTCTTGAAAACTAATACACATATCAAACTCATTTGGCAATCGTTGTCGTGTCCAATGGTTTATCCAGTGGAACATTGAGCAAACGCAAAGATTCTTGCATGATGCGGGCAAAGACCGGAGCGGCAACAAGCCCTCCATAGTATTGTCCACGCGGATTTTCAACCACTACAATAATGGCCAGACGCGGATCACTAATTGGTGCAACACCAGCAAATAATGCACGGTATTCACTTTTCGAATAACCACGACGATCGGCATTGAGCTTATGTGCTGTACCGGTTTTACCGCCAACACGATAACCCGGAATCACCGCACGTTTCGCTGTCCCACCCGGTAACGTCACTTGCTCTAACATTGCCAAAACTTGATCGGCAATTTTAGCATCGAGCACTTGGGTACCTTTGGGTTTTTCGGTGAGTTTATACAGGCTTAATGGATGCTGAACGCCATGATTGGCCAGCATGGCGTAGCCTTGTGCCAGTTGTAGCATGGTGGCATTTAAGCCATAACCATAGGCCATGGTACCCACTTCCGAAACATTCCATTTGCTAGGCGGTAAAATCAAGCCGGCACTTTCACCGGGGAATTTCACAGCGGAGCGCTGACCAAAGCCAATCCGTTTAAAGAAAGTTGGCAGAGTCGAATAGGGCATCGATAACGCAATCTTGGCTGACCCGACGTTAGACGACTTAATAATGACACCACTCACTGTCAGTGAATTATAGTTATGAGTATCACGAATAGTGTGATTGCCAATGCGCATACTGCCCGGGCTGACATTAATCACAGTATTGGGCGTGTATTTCCCACTTTCCAATGCGGCTGCAACCGTAAAGGGTTTCATGGTTGAGCCTGGCTCAAACATATCAATCGCACCACGGTTACGCATGGCATCTTTGTTGTGTAAGCCGTCTTTGTCATTGGGGTTGTACGATGGCCAACTACTCAATGCCAAGATTTCGCCAGTTTTGACATCGACCGCAATGGCAGAGGCTGAACGGGCATTATTGGCAACCCCTACCGCAGTAAGCTCACGGTACATAATATATTGCAAACGTGAGTCTATACTGAGGGTAATATCTTCACCCGCTTTCACCTCTTTCATGACTTCAGGTTCTTTGACCCGATTACCATGCTTATCACGGACAATACGCTGCTCACCGTCTGCACCAGCCAAACGCTGATTGAGCTTCATTTCCAGACCTTCAATCCCAACGCCTTCGCTATTGGTTAACCCGATAATCTGTGCATTGGGCTGCGGTTGCGGATAATAACGCTTGTAGCTTTTTTCAGCATATACCCCAGCAAAATTACGCTGTATGATCAGCTCAGCCTGTGCGGGTGGGACTTCTTTTTTCAAGACCAGATAACGTGATTTAGGATTGGCATTAACTTTTTTCTTCAGATCGCCACCGTCAATACCCACAGCATCGGCAAGTTCGTCTAGGCTCAAGTTTTTGGTCGGTAATTGACGTTTTAATTTGCGGCTATTGGGCTGTTTTTTCAGCTCTGCGCTAATGTTTTCAAAATCTGCTTTGGTTTCCAAATAATCCCGCGGATCGATCGCGATTTTCATGATACTGGT
This window contains:
- a CDS encoding UDP-N-acetylmuramoyl-tripeptide--D-alanyl-D-alanine ligase → MHTSTTSTRALEPWTAQQLQQATQGYWYQDRQPTQAIKRIVTDSRHAEAGDAFLALQGERFDAHHFVPHVAQAGCDIAIVSQALPVDICQLVVEDTRLALAQLGAFRRAQYPDLKVMALTGSSGKTTVKEMLNSILSPVAATLVTRGNLNNDLGVPMMLLELGPEHRYAVFELGANHQGEIDYTAALVAPQVAGILNIGTAHLGEFGGRDGICRAKSEIYSHIAAAGVAVIPAEDDYHEQIQQAAQGHQVLAFGQQGDVYASDIELAAQSTRFVLHSPAGEAQINLPFAGLHNVHNAEAAAAFALAMGIALEHIVAGLATAASVQGRLNFIQKNNLLWIDDTYNANPNSMRAAAAVLQQQAGLKVMVMGDIGELGAEAWQQHHDLGHALLHYQLDHIVAVGQFAHAVAAGAASDTVTAYDTQAEAFTALQRLIETHQPQSMSLLFKGSRSSHMETLMTELMEKN
- a CDS encoding UDP-N-acetylmuramoyl-L-alanyl-D-glutamate--2,6-diaminopimelate ligase, with translation MCISFQDIHPVNDPLDWMTEAFQGFSLDSRQVKAGQIFIARNSYHLSAAEQVEKIQQYAADALAQGALGVISQIDAGLEQAWVCPDVNAQIGLWQQAYLTGSTGLAPLPVLAVTGTNGKTTIVRLIAEFISLKAQRCAVFGTTGNGILPSLEASSHTTLDPVQLQNLMFKFAQQGAQYAALEASSHGLQQGRLNGCDIKIAAYSNLSRDHLDYHGSLDAYADAKAKLFQFSRLEVAVINRDDPYAAVMLQAASNNPAHPKVLTYSTRQGADYQVFAIQYAIDGVHFHLKTKQAEYAVHSPLLGHFNIENLLASLIVVEQLGFDLAELIDLVPQLQGAPGRMQVLRDGERLFVVDYAHTPDALTQVLATLKRHVKHRLWAVFGCGGDRDRGKRPLMTQAALALADQVLLTSDNPRSEDPAQIFADMKHGLDLEIQHIQQIPDRREAISYVLNHAEAGDIVVIAGKGHENYQEVNGVRHWFDDVVEVRAAIQAQHSHPTAYPAN
- the ftsI gene encoding penicillin-binding protein PBP3, coding for MVEQRVKSPRKKTKQSITEKPTLAMDMWRYYLLWGVVLLCFIGLVGRAFYVQVINKDFLQNKANAKILRVEKLKAMRGIISDRNDVPLAISTSIMKIAIDPRDYLETKADFENISAELKKQPNSRKLKRQLPTKNLSLDELADAVGIDGGDLKKKVNANPKSRYLVLKKEVPPAQAELIIQRNFAGVYAEKSYKRYYPQPQPNAQIIGLTNSEGVGIEGLEMKLNQRLAGADGEQRIVRDKHGNRVKEPEVMKEVKAGEDITLSIDSRLQYIMYRELTAVGVANNARSASAIAVDVKTGEILALSSWPSYNPNDKDGLHNKDAMRNRGAIDMFEPGSTMKPFTVAAALESGKYTPNTVINVSPGSMRIGNHTIRDTHNYNSLTVSGVIIKSSNVGSAKIALSMPYSTLPTFFKRIGFGQRSAVKFPGESAGLILPPSKWNVSEVGTMAYGYGLNATMLQLAQGYAMLANHGVQHPLSLYKLTEKPKGTQVLDAKIADQVLAMLEQVTLPGGTAKRAVIPGYRVGGKTGTAHKLNADRRGYSKSEYRALFAGVAPISDPRLAIIVVVENPRGQYYGGLVAAPVFARIMQESLRLLNVPLDKPLDTTTIAK